A genomic window from Oceanobacillus timonensis includes:
- a CDS encoding glycine betaine ABC transporter substrate-binding protein — translation MNFRRLSQLFLFTIIFFALTACGSDSEADSSSNTTDENKDTITIGQINWPENIAVTNLWKAILEDEGYDVELMLIEMGPQLAALAEGDLDVAPEIWLPVQDKNYYEEYKDEAHFFEEPWYDNGKVGLAVPAHMDDINSIEDLNENKDTFDGKITGFEPGAGTMLTTDDVIQEYDLDYNLVESSEAAMITSVRNAAENQEPIVAPLWKPHFIFSEVDLKFLEDPNKTYGEVEEIFMATREGFNEDFKEVNNWMETFQLNDEQLGELMVYVKENEDNPIEGAEKWVEENQDVINEWME, via the coding sequence ATGAATTTTCGAAGACTAAGTCAGCTATTTTTATTTACGATTATATTTTTTGCACTAACAGCTTGCGGTTCGGATAGCGAAGCAGATAGCTCAAGCAACACAACAGACGAAAACAAAGATACAATCACGATTGGACAGATTAATTGGCCTGAAAATATAGCTGTTACAAATTTGTGGAAAGCTATCCTCGAAGATGAGGGGTATGATGTGGAGTTAATGCTGATTGAGATGGGGCCCCAGTTGGCAGCATTAGCTGAAGGAGATTTAGATGTGGCTCCAGAAATTTGGCTGCCAGTACAAGATAAGAATTATTATGAAGAATATAAAGATGAAGCTCATTTTTTCGAAGAGCCCTGGTACGACAATGGGAAAGTCGGGTTGGCTGTTCCTGCACATATGGATGACATCAATAGCATTGAAGACTTAAATGAAAACAAAGATACATTTGACGGCAAGATAACAGGATTTGAACCTGGCGCAGGAACAATGTTAACAACGGATGACGTCATTCAAGAATATGATTTGGATTATAATCTCGTGGAGAGCAGCGAGGCAGCAATGATCACCTCCGTTAGGAACGCGGCAGAAAACCAGGAACCTATCGTTGCACCGTTATGGAAACCGCATTTTATTTTTTCAGAAGTAGACTTAAAGTTTTTGGAGGATCCTAACAAAACCTATGGGGAAGTAGAAGAAATTTTTATGGCAACCCGTGAAGGATTTAACGAAGACTTTAAAGAAGTAAATAATTGGATGGAGACCTTTCAATTGAACGATGAGCAGCTTGGTGAATTAATGGTTTATGTGAAAGAAAATGAAGACAACCCTATTGAGGGTGCAGAAAAATGGGTAGAAGAAAATCAGGATGTAATCAACGAATGGATGGAATAA